From Streptomyces sp. HUAS MG91, the proteins below share one genomic window:
- a CDS encoding TetR/AcrR family transcriptional regulator, whose translation MVAEAAARRSRITPEREAELYAAVLDLLREVGYDALTMDAVATRTRASKATLYRQWGGKAELVVKVLRHQKPHFDEVDTGSLRGDLHAMVLRDDDCHMEQNSALMRGLMVAVHANPDLLAAFKEWIVEPEMSGVDRVLQRAVDRGEMRADNPARAYIIHMLIGGFATRTLIDEQPPTQAYLISYIDAVVLPALVA comes from the coding sequence ATGGTCGCCGAAGCGGCAGCGAGACGCAGCCGGATCACGCCCGAGCGCGAGGCCGAGCTGTACGCGGCCGTGCTCGACCTGCTCCGGGAGGTCGGTTACGACGCCCTGACGATGGACGCCGTGGCCACCAGGACCCGGGCCAGCAAGGCGACGCTCTACCGCCAGTGGGGCGGCAAGGCCGAGCTGGTCGTGAAGGTGCTGCGGCACCAGAAGCCGCACTTCGACGAGGTCGACACGGGGTCGCTGCGCGGTGATCTGCACGCGATGGTGCTCCGGGACGACGACTGTCACATGGAGCAGAACAGCGCGCTGATGCGCGGCCTGATGGTGGCCGTGCACGCCAACCCCGATCTGCTCGCCGCCTTCAAGGAATGGATCGTCGAACCGGAGATGTCCGGTGTGGACCGTGTGCTGCAGAGAGCGGTGGACCGAGGTGAGATGCGGGCCGACAACCCGGCGCGCGCCTACATCATCCACATGCTGATCGGCGGTTTCGCCACCCGGACGCTCATCGACGAGCAGCCGCCCACCCAGGCCTACCTCATCTCGTACATCGACGCAGTGGTTCTCCCCGCCCTCGTCGCCTGA
- the cbiQ gene encoding cobalt ECF transporter T component CbiQ, translating into MGAGHAHRLYRHGHSPVHGLPPHTKLAAVFCFVVVVVSTPREAMWAFALYAALLAAVAYAARVPAGYLLKRLLIEVPFVAFAVLMPFVAEGERIHVLGLSLSESGLWGAWNVLAKGTLGVAASVLLASTTELRELLLGLQRLKLPPLLVQIASFMIRYGDVITDEMRRMRIARESRGFEASGVRHWGVLAKSAGALFIRSYERGERVHLAMVSRGYAGSMPVIDEVTASRAQWSYALTLPSAALVVCLLGWML; encoded by the coding sequence ATGGGCGCGGGCCACGCACACCGGCTCTACCGGCACGGGCACTCGCCCGTGCACGGGCTGCCCCCGCACACCAAGCTCGCCGCCGTCTTCTGCTTCGTGGTCGTCGTGGTCTCCACGCCCCGCGAGGCGATGTGGGCGTTCGCCCTGTACGCGGCGCTGCTCGCGGCGGTGGCGTACGCGGCGCGGGTGCCCGCCGGCTATCTGCTCAAGCGGCTGCTCATCGAGGTCCCGTTCGTGGCCTTCGCCGTGCTGATGCCGTTCGTCGCCGAGGGCGAGCGGATCCACGTCCTCGGCCTCTCGCTCAGCGAGAGCGGCCTGTGGGGCGCGTGGAACGTGCTGGCCAAGGGCACACTCGGCGTCGCCGCCTCCGTGCTGCTCGCCTCCACGACGGAACTGCGCGAGCTGCTGCTCGGCCTCCAGCGCCTGAAGCTGCCGCCGCTCCTGGTCCAGATCGCGTCCTTCATGATCCGGTACGGGGACGTGATCACGGACGAGATGCGGCGCATGAGGATCGCGCGGGAGTCGCGCGGCTTCGAGGCGTCCGGCGTGCGCCACTGGGGCGTGCTCGCCAAATCGGCGGGCGCCCTCTTCATCCGCTCCTACGAGCGCGGCGAGCGCGTGCACCTCGCCATGGTCAGCCGCGGCTACGCGGGTTCGATGCCGGTGATCGACGAGGTGACGGCGTCGCGCGCGCAGTGGTCGTACGCGCTGACCCTGCCGAGTGCGGCGCTCGTGGTGTGTCTGCTGGGATGGATGCTGTGA
- a CDS encoding alpha/beta hydrolase: MSRLTHVRTGPYAPPVAVDELTVTSADGARLHVEVHGPADAPAVVLAHGWTCSTAFWAAQTRALATDHRVIVYDQRGHGRSPASPQLPYTTGMLADDLEAVLAATLAPGQRAVLVGHSMGAMTLMAAAGRAKLAEHAAALLLCSTGSSRLVAESTVVPLLGPGALRTRLTRAILGSKAPLGPVTPVGKKVLRYGTMGPGSAPDKVEACARIVHACPRDVRYGWSQVLEELQVDEGVRALTMPVAVLAGTADRLTPVVHARRIAEALPNCVGLTELPGLGHMTPIEAPEAVTGRIRELSRTYIPTQVEQDQEGVDAA, encoded by the coding sequence ATGAGCCGCCTGACGCACGTGCGGACCGGACCGTACGCCCCGCCCGTGGCCGTCGACGAGTTGACCGTCACCTCGGCGGACGGCGCCCGGCTCCACGTCGAGGTGCACGGGCCCGCCGACGCGCCCGCCGTCGTGCTCGCGCACGGCTGGACCTGCTCGACCGCCTTCTGGGCGGCGCAGACGCGGGCGCTCGCCACCGACCACCGGGTCATCGTGTACGACCAGCGCGGGCACGGCCGCAGTCCGGCTTCCCCTCAACTCCCGTACACCACCGGCATGCTGGCCGACGACCTGGAGGCGGTGCTTGCCGCGACGCTCGCGCCGGGGCAGCGGGCCGTGCTCGTCGGGCACTCCATGGGCGCGATGACGCTGATGGCCGCCGCGGGCCGGGCGAAGCTCGCCGAGCACGCGGCGGCGCTGCTGCTGTGCAGCACCGGCAGCTCGCGTCTGGTGGCGGAGTCGACCGTGGTGCCGCTGCTCGGTCCTGGCGCGCTGCGGACCCGGCTGACCCGGGCGATCCTGGGGTCGAAGGCGCCGCTCGGGCCGGTCACGCCGGTCGGCAAGAAGGTGCTGCGGTACGGGACCATGGGGCCCGGTTCGGCGCCGGACAAGGTCGAGGCGTGCGCGCGGATCGTGCACGCGTGCCCGCGCGACGTGCGGTACGGGTGGTCGCAGGTGCTCGAAGAGCTTCAGGTCGACGAGGGGGTGCGGGCGCTGACGATGCCGGTGGCCGTGCTCGCCGGGACCGCGGACCGGCTCACCCCCGTCGTGCACGCCCGGCGGATCGCGGAGGCGCTGCCGAACTGCGTGGGCCTGACCGAGCTGCCGGGGCTCGGCCACATGACGCCGATCGAGGCACCGGAGGCGGTCACCGGGAGGATCCGGGAGCTGTCCCGCACGTACATACCGACACAGGTGGAGCAGGATCAGGAAGGGGTGGACGCCGCATGA
- a CDS encoding MMPL family transporter yields MATFLYKLGKLAFRRRHFVALIWVALLTLAGVGAASAPTAASSSFSIPGTEAQKAFDLLDQRFPGSAADGATARVVFKAPAHEKLTDAANKADIQDTISAIKSSSKQVASVADPFEGNTVSKNGTIAYTSASYKVSSMELTDDDRDALQQVIDDAKKTGLTVEVGGDALQAMPETGATEVIGIAVAAVVLVITFGSLVAAGLPLLTALIGVGIGVSTITALANALDLGSTTSTLAMMIGLAVGIDYALFIVSRFRAELAEGREREEAAGRAVGTAGSAVVFAGLTVVIALVGLAVVNIPMLTKMGVAAAGTVAIAVLIALTLIPALLGYAGKRVHGRKARKAAESGTQTEAKPNMGTRWARFVLRRPVAVLVVGILGLGAMAVPVASLELGLPDDGSQPTSTTQRKAYDLLSEGFGPGFNGPLMTVVDARGADDPKAAVDDVVSEIKKTEGVAAVAPATFNKAGDTAIVSVVSKYKPSSVQTEDVVHDIRAAGKDIKADTGAELSVTGSTAMNIDVSQKLNDALVPYLALVVGLAFLLLMVVFRSVLVPLKAALGFLLSVLAALGAVVAVFQWGWLGSLFGVEQTGPVMSMMPIFMVGVVFGLAMDYEVFLVTRMREAYVHGERPAQAIVTGFRHGARVVSAAAVIMIAVFAGFIGSSEQMVKMIGFGLAIAVFFDAFIVRMTIVPAVLALLGKRAWWLPKWLERVLPNVDVEGEGLKTASGAAGKDDDGDRELVSA; encoded by the coding sequence GTGGCCACCTTCCTGTACAAACTCGGCAAGCTCGCCTTCCGCCGAAGGCATTTCGTCGCCCTGATATGGGTGGCCCTGCTGACGCTCGCGGGCGTCGGCGCCGCCTCCGCGCCGACCGCCGCCTCCAGCTCCTTCTCGATTCCCGGGACCGAGGCGCAGAAGGCCTTCGACCTGCTCGACCAGCGCTTCCCCGGCTCGGCCGCCGACGGCGCGACCGCCCGGGTCGTCTTCAAGGCGCCCGCCCACGAGAAGCTCACCGACGCCGCCAACAAGGCGGACATCCAGGACACGATCTCCGCGATCAAGTCCAGCTCGAAGCAGGTCGCGTCCGTCGCCGACCCGTTCGAGGGGAACACGGTCAGCAAGAACGGCACGATCGCCTACACCTCGGCCTCGTACAAGGTCTCCTCGATGGAGCTGACCGACGACGACCGGGACGCGCTGCAGCAGGTCATCGACGACGCCAAGAAGACCGGGCTGACCGTCGAGGTCGGCGGTGACGCGCTCCAGGCCATGCCCGAGACCGGCGCGACCGAGGTCATCGGCATCGCGGTGGCGGCCGTCGTGCTCGTGATCACCTTCGGCTCGCTGGTCGCGGCCGGGCTGCCGCTGCTCACCGCGCTGATCGGCGTCGGCATCGGCGTCTCGACCATCACGGCGCTCGCCAACGCGCTGGACCTGGGCTCCACCACCTCCACCCTCGCGATGATGATCGGCCTCGCCGTCGGCATCGACTACGCGCTGTTCATCGTCTCCCGCTTCCGGGCCGAGCTGGCCGAGGGCCGCGAGCGCGAGGAGGCCGCCGGACGGGCGGTCGGCACCGCGGGTTCGGCCGTCGTCTTCGCCGGGCTCACCGTCGTCATCGCGCTCGTCGGCCTCGCCGTCGTCAACATCCCGATGCTGACCAAGATGGGCGTCGCCGCCGCCGGCACCGTCGCCATCGCCGTGCTCATCGCGCTCACCCTCATCCCGGCGCTGCTCGGCTACGCGGGCAAGCGCGTCCACGGTCGCAAGGCCCGCAAGGCCGCCGAGTCCGGCACGCAGACCGAGGCCAAGCCCAACATGGGCACCCGCTGGGCCCGCTTCGTGCTGCGCCGCCCGGTCGCCGTCCTCGTCGTCGGCATCCTGGGCCTGGGCGCGATGGCCGTCCCGGTCGCCTCGCTCGAACTCGGCCTGCCCGACGACGGCAGCCAGCCCACAAGCACCACCCAGCGCAAGGCGTACGACCTGCTCTCGGAGGGCTTCGGGCCGGGCTTCAACGGCCCGCTGATGACGGTCGTCGACGCCCGGGGCGCGGACGACCCGAAGGCGGCCGTCGACGACGTCGTCTCGGAGATCAAGAAGACCGAGGGGGTCGCGGCCGTCGCGCCCGCGACCTTCAACAAGGCGGGCGACACCGCCATCGTCAGCGTCGTCTCGAAGTACAAGCCCTCCTCGGTGCAGACCGAGGACGTCGTGCACGACATCCGCGCGGCGGGCAAGGACATCAAGGCCGACACCGGCGCCGAGCTGAGCGTCACCGGCTCCACCGCGATGAACATCGACGTCTCGCAGAAGCTGAACGACGCGCTGGTGCCGTACCTGGCCCTGGTCGTCGGCCTGGCGTTCCTGCTCCTGATGGTCGTCTTCCGCTCGGTCCTGGTCCCGCTCAAGGCGGCGCTCGGCTTCCTGCTCTCGGTGCTCGCCGCGCTCGGCGCCGTCGTCGCCGTCTTCCAGTGGGGCTGGCTCGGCTCGCTCTTCGGCGTCGAGCAGACCGGCCCGGTCATGTCGATGATGCCGATCTTCATGGTGGGCGTGGTCTTCGGCCTCGCGATGGACTACGAGGTGTTCCTCGTGACCCGGATGCGCGAGGCGTACGTCCACGGGGAGCGCCCGGCGCAGGCGATCGTCACCGGGTTCCGGCACGGGGCGCGCGTGGTCAGCGCCGCCGCCGTCATCATGATCGCGGTGTTCGCGGGCTTCATCGGCTCGTCCGAGCAGATGGTGAAGATGATCGGCTTCGGCCTCGCGATCGCCGTCTTCTTCGACGCGTTCATCGTCCGCATGACGATCGTGCCCGCCGTCTTGGCGCTGCTCGGCAAGCGCGCCTGGTGGCTGCCGAAGTGGCTGGAGCGGGTGCTGCCCAACGTCGACGTGGAGGGCGAGGGCCTGAAGACGGCCTCCGGCGCCGCGGGCAAGGACGACGACGGCGACCGGGAGCTGGTCAGCGCCTGA
- a CDS encoding SDR family oxidoreductase gives MSKVSLEGQVAVVTGAARGVGELLARKLSARGAKIALVGLEPDELKQVAGRLHSDADWWHADVTDHEAMARVAQEVKERFGKVDIVVANAGVATGGPFVDSDPVSWRRVIEVNLIGSAVTARAFLPVLMESRGYLLQIASLAAITPAPMMTAYCASKSGVEAYAHSLRAEVGYKGVRVGVGYLSWTDTDMVRGADQDDVMRELRQRLPWPSNKTYPLGPAVDRIVDGVERRSSHVYAQWWLRGMQGIRGYLPALIGTVGQREMRRFEGRLGHVPKGLVGAGGAADESVRDR, from the coding sequence ATGAGCAAGGTCAGTCTCGAAGGTCAGGTCGCGGTCGTCACGGGCGCGGCGCGCGGGGTCGGCGAGCTGCTCGCCCGCAAGCTGTCGGCGCGGGGCGCCAAGATCGCGCTGGTCGGTCTGGAGCCGGACGAGCTGAAGCAGGTCGCGGGGCGGCTGCACTCCGACGCCGACTGGTGGCATGCCGATGTCACCGATCACGAGGCGATGGCGCGGGTCGCCCAGGAGGTGAAGGAGCGGTTCGGGAAGGTCGACATCGTCGTGGCGAACGCGGGGGTGGCGACCGGCGGTCCGTTCGTGGACTCCGACCCGGTCTCCTGGCGGCGCGTCATCGAGGTCAACCTCATCGGGTCCGCGGTCACCGCCCGCGCCTTCCTGCCCGTCCTGATGGAGTCGCGCGGTTACCTGCTCCAGATTGCCTCGCTCGCGGCGATCACTCCGGCGCCGATGATGACCGCGTACTGCGCGTCGAAGTCGGGCGTGGAGGCGTACGCGCACAGCCTGCGCGCGGAGGTCGGCTACAAGGGCGTACGGGTCGGCGTCGGCTATCTGTCGTGGACCGACACGGACATGGTGCGCGGCGCGGACCAGGACGACGTGATGCGCGAGCTGCGCCAGCGGCTGCCGTGGCCGTCGAACAAGACGTATCCGCTGGGCCCGGCGGTCGACCGGATCGTGGACGGTGTCGAGCGGCGGTCCTCGCACGTGTACGCGCAGTGGTGGCTGCGCGGCATGCAGGGGATCCGGGGGTACCTGCCCGCGCTGATCGGGACGGTCGGGCAGCGCGAGATGCGGCGGTTCGAGGGGCGGCTCGGTCATGTGCCGAAGGGTCTGGTGGGGGCTGGCGGGGCTGCCGACGAATCGGTGCGGGACCGCTGA
- a CDS encoding energy-coupling factor ABC transporter permease — protein MHVPDGFINAPVSAAAGVVAAGAVAVSLRGARRELDERTAPLAGLVAAFIFAVQMLNFPVAAGTSGHLLGGALAAILVGPYTGVLCVSVVLLMQGVLFADGGLTALGVNITDMAITTTVVAYLVFRGLVKVLPRGRRSITVASFAAALVSVPAAAVVFTLVYAIGGTTDVSLGKVATAMVGVHVLIGIGEAVITALTVGAVVAVRPDLVYGARGLTAPLKLKVGGELVDAPAAAPAAPVAARSHRKIWITGLLTSLVLAGFVSFYASANPDGLEKVAHDKGIDSKTKEHASADSPLADYGVKDITDARLSGGLAGVIGVGVTVVAGSGIFWALRRRRTSDAASTEVRAQETV, from the coding sequence ATGCATGTCCCCGACGGATTCATCAACGCCCCCGTCTCGGCGGCCGCCGGTGTCGTCGCCGCGGGCGCCGTCGCCGTCAGCCTGCGCGGCGCGCGCCGTGAGCTGGACGAGCGCACCGCCCCGCTCGCGGGCCTCGTCGCCGCCTTCATCTTCGCCGTGCAGATGCTCAACTTCCCCGTCGCGGCCGGTACCAGCGGCCATCTCCTGGGCGGAGCGCTGGCCGCGATACTCGTGGGCCCCTACACCGGGGTCCTCTGCGTCTCGGTCGTGCTGCTCATGCAGGGCGTGCTCTTCGCGGACGGCGGCCTGACCGCGCTCGGCGTGAACATCACGGACATGGCGATCACCACGACCGTCGTCGCCTACCTGGTTTTCCGCGGCCTGGTGAAGGTGCTGCCGCGCGGCCGCCGCTCGATCACCGTGGCGTCCTTCGCCGCCGCGCTCGTGTCGGTCCCGGCCGCCGCCGTCGTCTTCACCCTCGTCTACGCCATCGGAGGGACGACCGACGTCTCCCTCGGCAAGGTCGCCACCGCCATGGTCGGCGTCCACGTCCTGATCGGCATCGGCGAGGCCGTCATCACCGCGCTCACCGTCGGCGCGGTCGTCGCCGTCCGGCCCGACCTGGTGTACGGCGCCCGCGGCCTGACCGCACCGCTGAAGCTCAAGGTCGGCGGAGAACTGGTCGACGCGCCGGCCGCCGCGCCCGCCGCCCCGGTGGCCGCCCGCTCGCACCGCAAGATCTGGATCACCGGCCTGCTCACCTCCCTCGTCCTCGCCGGGTTCGTCTCCTTTTACGCCTCCGCCAACCCCGACGGCCTGGAGAAGGTCGCCCACGACAAGGGCATCGACAGCAAGACCAAGGAGCACGCCTCCGCCGACTCCCCGCTCGCCGACTACGGCGTCAAGGACATCACCGACGCCCGGCTCTCCGGCGGCCTCGCCGGAGTCATCGGCGTCGGCGTGACGGTCGTCGCGGGCTCCGGGATCTTCTGGGCGCTGCGCAGGCGCCGTACGAGCGACGCCGCGTCCACCGAGGTCCGCGCGCAGGAGACCGTCTGA
- a CDS encoding SsgA family sporulation/cell division regulator, whose product MSADEQYVEQYARAHLVTGAADGHRPVPVVLRYDGDGQVRVALPAPEGEWTFPRELLERGLRAPAAGGDVRIWPCGRVQAVIEFHAREGVAVVQFDVKALIRFLRRTYTATTPATTTG is encoded by the coding sequence ATGAGTGCCGACGAGCAGTACGTCGAGCAGTACGCCCGCGCCCATCTCGTCACCGGCGCCGCCGACGGGCACCGACCCGTACCGGTGGTGCTGCGCTACGACGGTGACGGCCAGGTCCGGGTCGCGCTGCCCGCGCCGGAGGGCGAGTGGACCTTCCCGCGCGAGCTGCTCGAACGCGGTCTGCGGGCACCCGCCGCCGGGGGCGACGTCCGGATCTGGCCGTGCGGCCGGGTCCAGGCGGTCATCGAGTTCCACGCACGCGAAGGGGTGGCGGTCGTGCAGTTCGACGTGAAGGCGCTGATCCGCTTCCTGCGTCGTACGTACACGGCCACCACCCCGGCGACCACTACCGGCTGA
- a CDS encoding S41 family peptidase has product MIQDDAPQAYLRFPHLSGERLCFAAEDDLWIAPLDGSARAWRLTVDRTKVSHPRFSPDGTHIAYTTWRSLDPEIHVAPVDGGSARRLTYWGSVDTQVRGWTPPDKDGRADILAVASHGEPFSYFTFAYSVPTDGSPGGKLPWGPVSDIQIADIDGERQTLLLTGTPPHEPAAWKRYRGGAQGRLWVHGQRVLADLDGHLDAPMFVGGRIAFLSDHEGIGNVYSCRPDGSGLTRHTDHDAFYARHASTDGNRVVYQCAGELWILDSLEPDSVPRRLRVRLGGPRAGRRSYQVPAAHHVDSLSVDETGRASAVVVRGSLYWLTHRDGPARTIADTPGVRVRLPEMLGSGGQVAYVTDAAGEDAVEIAYLPRASGDRPPRRLASGGLGRVQELVADPEGGRLAVASNDGRLLLLTVPGDGATEITATGTTETAEVTELIRSTNGPVRDLAFSPDGAWLTWSHPGIGRSLRQIKMARITGPGERTVVDVTNGRFEDENPVFTRDGRYLAFLSWRGFDPVYDVHTGDLSFPLGCRPYLVPLSSATPSPFALSPDGRTAAGGLDPVEDSGGDGTPTVEIEGLANRVVPFPVAASKYSALHPVSGGGLVWLRWPISGALGETFANPADTSSQPTLEHFNLSKGKKTQLVDHMDWFAVSGDGTRLVVADEGDLEAVPATEAGDSDSTVFIDLRRILHEVDPAAEWRQAYDEAGRIIRAYFWEPRMCGIDWDAVLDQYRPLVERVASPDEFADLLREVLGELGTSHAYVSPARRNEGPPHYQRAQGLLGANFVCREGSWVISRILPGDSSDSRARSPLSGTGIREGAALTHVDGRRVDPVAGPFPLLAGAGGTTVELTFDPAEGGGRARRVAVVPLIDERPLRYQDWVAKRRAVVRELSNGKCGYLHIPDLGGSGWAQFNRDLRMEVSRPALIIDVRGNAGGHISELVVEKLSRRILGWDLTRNAQAVSYASNAPRGPVVALADEATSSDGDMITAAFKLLALGPVVGQRTWGGVVGMTGRHKLGDGTAITVPMNAAWFPEYGWSIENRGVDPDIEALRTPLDWAEGRHAQLDDAVELALDLLREQGALTPPDYTDVPDRRRPKLPPR; this is encoded by the coding sequence GTGATCCAGGACGACGCACCCCAGGCCTACCTACGATTCCCGCACCTGAGCGGCGAGCGATTGTGCTTCGCGGCGGAGGACGATCTGTGGATCGCGCCGCTCGACGGCTCGGCCCGGGCCTGGCGCCTCACCGTCGACCGAACGAAGGTCAGCCACCCGCGCTTCTCGCCCGACGGCACCCACATCGCGTACACGACCTGGCGCAGCCTCGACCCGGAGATCCACGTGGCACCGGTCGACGGCGGCTCGGCGCGGCGGCTCACGTACTGGGGCAGTGTCGACACCCAGGTCCGCGGCTGGACACCCCCCGACAAGGACGGCCGGGCCGACATCCTCGCCGTCGCCTCGCACGGCGAGCCCTTCTCCTACTTCACCTTCGCCTACAGCGTCCCCACCGACGGCTCACCCGGCGGCAAGCTGCCCTGGGGCCCGGTCTCCGACATCCAGATCGCCGACATCGACGGTGAGCGGCAGACCCTGCTGCTCACGGGCACGCCCCCGCACGAACCGGCCGCCTGGAAGCGGTACCGGGGCGGCGCCCAGGGCCGGCTCTGGGTGCACGGGCAGCGCGTCCTCGCCGACCTCGACGGGCACCTCGACGCCCCGATGTTCGTGGGCGGCCGGATCGCCTTCCTCTCCGACCACGAGGGCATCGGCAACGTCTACTCCTGCCGGCCCGACGGCTCCGGCCTCACCCGGCACACCGACCACGACGCCTTCTACGCCCGGCACGCCTCCACCGACGGCAACCGGGTCGTCTACCAGTGCGCGGGCGAGCTGTGGATCCTGGACTCGCTGGAGCCCGACTCCGTACCGCGCAGACTCCGGGTGCGGCTCGGCGGGCCGCGCGCGGGGCGCCGCTCCTACCAGGTCCCGGCCGCCCACCACGTCGACTCGCTCTCCGTCGACGAGACCGGCCGGGCCAGCGCGGTCGTCGTGCGCGGCTCCCTGTACTGGCTCACCCACCGCGACGGCCCGGCCCGCACCATCGCCGACACCCCGGGCGTCCGGGTACGGCTGCCCGAGATGCTGGGCTCCGGCGGACAGGTCGCCTACGTCACCGACGCGGCCGGCGAGGACGCCGTCGAGATCGCCTATCTGCCCCGGGCCAGCGGCGACCGTCCGCCCCGGCGGCTCGCCTCGGGCGGCCTCGGCCGGGTCCAGGAACTGGTCGCCGACCCCGAAGGCGGCCGCCTCGCCGTCGCCTCCAACGACGGCCGCCTGCTGCTGCTCACCGTGCCCGGCGACGGCGCCACCGAGATCACCGCCACCGGGACGACCGAGACCGCCGAGGTCACCGAGCTGATCCGGTCCACGAACGGCCCGGTCCGCGATCTCGCCTTCTCCCCCGACGGCGCCTGGCTGACCTGGTCCCACCCGGGCATCGGCCGCTCCCTGCGCCAGATCAAGATGGCCCGCATCACCGGCCCCGGCGAGCGCACGGTCGTCGACGTCACCAACGGCCGCTTCGAGGACGAGAACCCGGTCTTCACCCGCGACGGCCGCTATCTCGCCTTCCTGTCCTGGCGCGGCTTCGACCCGGTCTACGACGTGCACACCGGCGACCTGTCCTTCCCGCTCGGCTGCCGCCCCTACCTCGTACCGCTCTCCTCCGCGACGCCGTCCCCCTTCGCGCTCTCGCCCGACGGACGCACCGCCGCCGGAGGTCTCGACCCGGTCGAGGACAGCGGCGGCGACGGCACCCCGACCGTCGAGATCGAGGGCCTGGCCAACCGCGTCGTGCCGTTCCCGGTCGCGGCCTCCAAGTACTCGGCGCTGCACCCGGTCTCCGGCGGCGGCCTGGTCTGGCTGCGCTGGCCGATCTCCGGCGCGCTCGGCGAGACGTTCGCCAACCCGGCCGACACCTCCTCCCAGCCGACCCTCGAACACTTCAACCTCAGCAAGGGCAAGAAGACCCAACTCGTCGACCACATGGACTGGTTCGCGGTCAGCGGCGACGGCACCCGGCTCGTCGTCGCCGACGAGGGCGACCTCGAAGCCGTCCCCGCCACCGAGGCGGGCGACTCCGACTCCACGGTCTTCATCGACCTGCGCCGCATCCTGCACGAGGTCGACCCGGCCGCCGAGTGGCGCCAGGCCTACGACGAGGCGGGCCGGATCATCCGCGCCTACTTCTGGGAACCGCGGATGTGCGGCATCGACTGGGACGCCGTCCTCGACCAGTACCGGCCGCTGGTCGAACGGGTCGCGTCCCCGGACGAGTTCGCCGACCTGCTGCGCGAGGTCCTCGGCGAACTCGGCACCTCGCACGCCTACGTCTCCCCCGCCCGCCGCAACGAGGGCCCGCCGCACTACCAGCGCGCCCAGGGCCTGCTCGGCGCCAACTTCGTCTGCCGAGAGGGTAGTTGGGTGATCAGCCGGATCCTGCCCGGCGACTCCTCCGACTCCCGGGCCCGCTCCCCGCTGTCCGGCACCGGCATCCGCGAGGGCGCCGCGCTCACCCACGTCGACGGCCGCCGGGTCGACCCGGTCGCGGGCCCGTTCCCGCTGCTCGCCGGCGCCGGCGGCACCACCGTGGAGCTGACCTTCGACCCGGCCGAGGGCGGCGGCCGCGCCCGCCGGGTCGCGGTCGTCCCGCTGATCGACGAGCGGCCCCTGCGCTATCAGGACTGGGTCGCCAAACGCCGCGCCGTCGTACGGGAGTTGAGCAACGGCAAGTGCGGCTATCTGCACATCCCCGACCTGGGCGGCTCGGGCTGGGCCCAGTTCAACCGCGACCTGCGCATGGAGGTCTCCCGCCCCGCCCTCATCATCGACGTACGCGGCAACGCGGGTGGCCACATCAGCGAACTCGTCGTCGAGAAACTGTCCCGCAGGATCCTCGGCTGGGACCTCACCCGCAACGCCCAGGCGGTGTCCTACGCCTCCAACGCGCCGCGCGGCCCCGTGGTCGCCCTCGCCGACGAGGCCACCTCCTCCGACGGCGATATGATCACCGCCGCGTTCAAGCTGCTCGCGCTCGGCCCCGTCGTCGGCCAGCGCACCTGGGGCGGCGTCGTCGGCATGACCGGCCGGCACAAGCTCGGCGACGGCACGGCGATCACGGTGCCGATGAACGCGGCCTGGTTCCCCGAGTACGGCTGGTCGATCGAGAACCGCGGCGTCGACCCCGACATCGAGGCGCTGCGCACCCCGCTGGACTGGGCGGAGGGCCGGCACGCCCAGCTCGACGACGCCGTCGAACTGGCCCTGGACCTGCTGCGCGAACAGGGCGCCCTCACCCCGCCCGACTACACGGACGTACCGGACCGGCGCCGCCCGAAGCTGCCGCCCCGCTGA